In Mytilus trossulus isolate FHL-02 chromosome 14, PNRI_Mtr1.1.1.hap1, whole genome shotgun sequence, a genomic segment contains:
- the LOC134697491 gene encoding uncharacterized protein LOC134697491, producing MVKYKLNLLIIVVFLNISQYTGLIIPEQNPIDQQTDVVFIDDSGTRETSFVDGPGLGTGSDVGLLPLPLLALALLMIPMVMMPMMSSVTSESSIAVAPIPVVSTPVSVTVTQAAVQTTTPCVPTNCPAEYRLLNDQTASPNCYRFSGTGKLSWYEALKACTNTPGAYLWKPNDEKEADAVRSVFAFGKLWVM from the exons ATGGTGAAATATAAG CTGAACCTGCTAATAATTGTGGTATTCCTAAATATTAGTCAATACACGGGACTGATCATACCGGAACAGAATCCAATCGATCAGCAGACAGATGTTGTTTTTATCGATGACAGTGGAACTAGAG aaacCTCATTTGTGGATGGTCCTGGATTAGGCACAGGGTCAGATGTAGGACTACTTCCTCTTCCCCTGTTAGCCCTAGCTTTACTAATGATACCGATGGTTATGATGCCAATGATGAGTTCTGTTACTAGTGAATCAAGTATTGCTGTTGCACCCATACCTGTTGTGTCAACACCTGTTTCGGTTACTGTTACACAAGCCGCTGTACAAACAACAA CACCATGTGTTCCAACAAATTGCCCTGCAGAATATAGATTGTTAAATGACCAAACTGCCAGCCCTAATTGCTACCGATTTAGTGGGACTGGTAAGCTAAGTTGGTATGAAGCTCTG aaggCATGTACCAATACACCAGGGGCCTATCTATGGAAGCCAAATGATGAAAAAGAAGCTGATGCTGTAAGAAGTGTGTTTGCTTTTGGTAAGTTATGGGTAATGTAA